From Desulfuromonas soudanensis, the proteins below share one genomic window:
- a CDS encoding mechanosensitive ion channel family protein, translating to MDWSKELEGLSGWQAAGVSLVILAVAVAIGLLACLLLFKILFRLAGRQESSLHQSLVRRWRSPARLLLPSLALLLILPVLRFPVELTGLLRHLLSLVLIGGVCWLLGATTFGLREVMLDRYDLKERDNLKARTVHTQVDVLVKIVMVVLFFLAGATMLMTFDKVRQVGVSLLASAGIFGIIAGFAAQRSLATLIAGIQIAITQPIRLDDVVIVEGEWGRIEEITLTYVVVRIWDRRRLIVPISWFLEKPFQNWTRVSADILGTVLFHVDYSVPVAEVRAELERIVAGEKAWDGKVVGLQVTDATDKTLELRALVSAADSGSAWDLRCAVREKLIDFISRTYPESLPRLRAEVASTPE from the coding sequence ATGGACTGGAGCAAAGAACTCGAGGGCCTCAGCGGATGGCAGGCCGCCGGAGTCTCCCTGGTCATTCTGGCCGTTGCGGTGGCGATCGGTCTCCTGGCCTGCCTTCTGTTGTTCAAGATTCTCTTTCGCCTTGCCGGCCGTCAGGAGAGTTCCCTTCACCAGTCCCTGGTGCGGCGCTGGCGCTCCCCGGCCAGATTGCTCCTGCCGTCGCTGGCTCTGCTGCTGATCCTTCCTGTTTTGCGATTTCCGGTGGAATTGACCGGTCTCCTGCGTCACCTCCTGAGCCTGGTTCTGATCGGCGGCGTCTGCTGGCTTCTGGGCGCCACCACCTTCGGCCTGCGGGAGGTGATGCTCGATCGTTACGATCTTAAGGAGCGGGACAACCTCAAGGCCCGGACCGTCCATACCCAGGTCGATGTGCTGGTCAAAATCGTCATGGTCGTCCTCTTCTTCCTCGCCGGGGCGACGATGCTGATGACCTTCGACAAGGTCCGCCAGGTCGGGGTCAGCCTCCTTGCGTCGGCGGGTATTTTCGGAATCATCGCCGGATTTGCCGCCCAGCGCAGCCTTGCGACCCTGATCGCCGGTATTCAGATCGCCATCACCCAGCCGATTCGACTCGATGACGTGGTGATCGTCGAGGGGGAGTGGGGGCGCATCGAGGAGATCACCCTGACCTACGTGGTGGTGCGCATCTGGGACCGGCGGCGCCTGATTGTGCCGATTTCCTGGTTCCTGGAAAAACCTTTTCAGAACTGGACCCGGGTTTCGGCGGACATCCTCGGAACGGTCCTTTTCCACGTCGACTACAGCGTTCCGGTGGCCGAGGTGCGCGCCGAGCTGGAACGGATCGTCGCCGGGGAAAAAGCCTGGGACGGCAAGGTCGTGGGGTTGCAGGTCACCGACGCCACGGACAAGACCCTCGAGCTGCGCGCTCTGGTGAGCGCTGCAGACTCCGGGTCCGCCTGGGATTTGCGCTGTGCCGTGCGCGAGAAGCTCATTGATTTTATCAGTCGCACCTACCCTGAGTCCCTGCCGCGGCTGCGCGCCGAGGTCGCTTCAACCCCCGAATAA
- a CDS encoding alpha,alpha-trehalose-phosphate synthase (UDP-forming) — translation MEKQKRLVVVSNRLPIVVGQQEEAWEIAPGSGGLVTALAPILKSRNGLWIGWPGCGEEAPLDELFARFSQEHNYRLHPVPLTETEVEKYYLGFSNETLWPLFHDLLGHCHFSQENWLAYDEVNRRFAEGILQVATEDDLIWVQDYQLALVGAHLRQMGVRQSLAYFLHIPFPSPDLLRRLPWKIELLRALLEYDLIGFQTLRDRRNFTNGVLAFLPGAEVLSRQRHYTLIKWKNRVIKTGHFPISIDFDQFDADARSTEVADAAWYLHEKFQDHQLILGIDRLDYTKGIPERFLAFERALQKYPALHKNLSLLQVVVPSRTLVPEYQTLKEELDGLAGRINGHFAEPGWTPIHYQFRSLDRVQLLAYYRTSEMALITPLRDGMNLVAKEYCACSVDHDGVLILSEFAGAADQLGKEALLVNPYDIEETADAIYRAFTMEPEERRRRMHRLRAQIRRNDVHRWARSFLAENKIQRAPPL, via the coding sequence ATGGAAAAACAGAAACGACTGGTTGTGGTCTCCAACCGGCTGCCGATCGTCGTCGGTCAACAGGAGGAGGCTTGGGAGATCGCACCCGGATCCGGCGGCCTGGTCACGGCCCTCGCTCCGATCCTGAAATCACGAAACGGGCTGTGGATCGGCTGGCCGGGATGCGGCGAGGAGGCACCCCTCGACGAACTTTTTGCACGCTTCAGCCAGGAGCACAACTATCGCCTCCATCCTGTCCCCCTGACCGAGACGGAAGTCGAAAAATACTACCTCGGCTTTTCCAACGAAACCCTCTGGCCCCTCTTTCACGACCTCTTGGGGCACTGTCACTTCAGTCAGGAGAACTGGCTGGCCTACGACGAGGTCAACCGCCGGTTCGCCGAGGGGATCCTCCAGGTCGCCACAGAAGATGATTTGATCTGGGTCCAGGACTACCAGCTCGCCTTGGTCGGCGCCCATCTGCGGCAGATGGGGGTCCGTCAATCCCTGGCCTATTTTCTCCACATCCCCTTCCCCTCCCCGGACCTCCTGCGGCGCCTCCCCTGGAAGATCGAGCTGTTGCGGGCCCTGCTCGAATACGACCTCATCGGTTTTCAGACCCTTCGCGACCGCCGCAATTTCACCAACGGCGTTCTCGCCTTTCTTCCCGGGGCCGAAGTTCTCAGCCGGCAGCGTCATTACACGCTGATCAAATGGAAGAACCGCGTGATCAAAACGGGGCATTTTCCCATCAGCATCGACTTCGATCAGTTCGATGCCGACGCACGATCGACCGAGGTGGCCGATGCGGCCTGGTACCTGCACGAAAAATTCCAGGATCACCAGCTGATACTGGGAATCGACCGCCTGGACTACACCAAGGGGATTCCCGAGCGCTTTCTGGCCTTCGAGCGCGCCCTGCAAAAGTACCCGGCCCTGCACAAGAATCTCTCGCTCCTCCAGGTGGTCGTTCCCAGCCGGACCCTGGTCCCCGAGTATCAGACCCTCAAGGAGGAACTCGACGGCCTGGCCGGGCGGATCAACGGCCACTTTGCCGAACCGGGGTGGACCCCGATCCACTATCAGTTCCGCAGCCTGGACAGGGTTCAGCTCCTGGCCTACTACCGAACCTCGGAAATGGCCCTGATCACCCCGCTGCGCGACGGCATGAACCTGGTCGCCAAGGAATACTGCGCCTGTTCGGTGGACCACGACGGGGTTCTGATCCTGAGCGAATTCGCCGGCGCCGCCGATCAGCTCGGCAAGGAGGCCCTGCTGGTCAACCCTTACGACATTGAAGAGACCGCCGATGCCATCTACCGGGCCTTCACCATGGAGCCCGAAGAGCGGAGGCGACGGATGCATCGCCTGCGGGCGCAAATCCGCCGCAACGACGTCCACCGGTGGGCCCGCTCCTTTCTGGCGGAAAACAAAATCCAAAGGGCCCCTCCCCTCTGA
- a CDS encoding glycoside hydrolase family 65 protein, with amino-acid sequence MIRHQTLNPPPHIYPVDEWKIIERSFYPRFLAQTETLFAIGNGYLGMRGNFEEGSPEVHTGTFINGFHETWPIIYGELAFGFAKTGQTMLNLPDGKRINLYVDDELFSLPSAKLLLFERTLDMRSGTLDREILWETPSGKQVLIESRRLVSLEYRHLAAISYQVTVLNAAATVVIASQLRGNQVNQISQGDPRQAPGFRNRVLQPEVHYLKDQRALLGYRTKESGMTLGCGIEHAVESSCPYTVELNCSEDCGEAVFLVDALAKKPFQIVKYLSYHSSADAHPQELCTRAERILGRALEQGFDELLSSQARYLDDFWSHSDVQITEVPVDSPRPPGETQQALRWNLFQILQASSRAEDTGIPAKGLSGQTYQGHYFWDTEIYLLPFLSYTAPRVARNLLLFRYSMLAQARLRAREVNQKGALFPWRTINGNEASAYYAAGTAQYHINADIIFALKKYVEVTGDNSLLYNEGAEMLVETARLWADLGFYSERKGGKFCIHGVTGPDEYNTVVNNNTYTNLMARMNLNYAAKTIATLRDTYPDLFETLVYRTALDPDEIGEWQAAAESMYIPFDEKLGIYPQDDNFLDREVWDLKRTPQDKFPLFLYYHPLVIYRHQVIKQADIVLAMFLLGNEFSAEQKGDNFRYYDPLTTGDSSLSACIQSIVAAEIGDREKSEKYARYAVLMDLADIGGNVKDGCHIASMGGTWMVAVYGFGGMRDYDGALSFNPRLPDTVRSLRFALQVQGRNLEVELTAVKATYLLKKGMELAISHQGELIALLPGIPAVMAIR; translated from the coding sequence ATGATCAGACATCAGACCTTGAATCCGCCCCCCCATATCTATCCCGTGGATGAATGGAAAATTATCGAGCGAAGCTTTTACCCGCGTTTTCTCGCCCAGACCGAAACGCTCTTTGCCATCGGCAACGGTTACCTCGGCATGCGCGGGAATTTCGAAGAGGGGAGTCCGGAGGTTCATACCGGGACGTTTATCAACGGCTTTCACGAAACCTGGCCGATCATCTACGGCGAGCTCGCCTTCGGTTTTGCCAAAACCGGTCAAACGATGCTCAACCTCCCCGACGGCAAGCGGATCAACCTCTATGTCGACGATGAGCTCTTCAGCCTCCCCTCGGCCAAGCTCCTCCTTTTTGAGCGCACCCTCGACATGCGATCCGGCACGCTCGATCGCGAAATCCTCTGGGAAACCCCCTCAGGCAAGCAGGTGCTTATCGAGTCGCGGCGCCTGGTTTCCCTCGAATACCGGCATCTGGCGGCGATCTCCTATCAGGTGACGGTGCTCAATGCCGCGGCGACCGTTGTCATCGCCTCGCAGCTCCGGGGGAACCAGGTCAACCAGATCAGTCAGGGGGACCCTCGCCAGGCGCCGGGATTTCGAAACCGGGTGTTGCAGCCGGAGGTCCATTACCTCAAGGATCAGCGCGCCCTGCTCGGGTACCGGACAAAAGAAAGCGGCATGACCCTCGGCTGCGGAATCGAACATGCGGTAGAGTCCTCCTGCCCCTATACGGTGGAGCTGAACTGCAGCGAGGATTGCGGCGAAGCGGTCTTTCTGGTCGACGCCCTGGCGAAGAAACCGTTCCAGATCGTCAAATATCTCTCCTACCACAGCTCGGCAGACGCCCATCCCCAAGAATTATGCACCCGGGCGGAAAGGATTCTGGGGCGTGCCCTCGAGCAGGGGTTCGACGAACTCCTCTCCAGCCAGGCCCGCTACCTCGATGACTTCTGGTCCCATAGCGATGTGCAGATCACCGAGGTGCCGGTCGATTCGCCCCGCCCGCCGGGTGAAACCCAGCAGGCCCTGCGCTGGAATCTCTTCCAGATCCTGCAGGCCAGCAGCCGGGCCGAAGATACGGGAATCCCCGCCAAGGGATTGAGCGGGCAGACCTACCAGGGGCACTATTTCTGGGACACGGAAATCTACCTCCTGCCTTTTTTGAGTTATACGGCTCCCCGGGTCGCCCGCAACCTCCTCCTCTTCCGCTACAGCATGCTCGCCCAGGCCCGATTGCGCGCCCGGGAAGTCAACCAGAAGGGGGCTCTTTTCCCCTGGCGAACCATCAACGGCAACGAGGCCTCGGCCTACTATGCGGCAGGGACGGCCCAGTACCACATCAACGCCGACATTATTTTCGCCCTGAAAAAATACGTCGAAGTGACCGGAGACAACTCCCTCCTCTATAACGAGGGGGCCGAGATGCTTGTGGAGACGGCGCGGCTGTGGGCGGATCTCGGTTTTTATTCGGAGCGCAAGGGGGGCAAGTTCTGCATCCACGGCGTCACCGGCCCCGACGAATACAATACGGTCGTCAACAACAACACCTATACCAATCTCATGGCGCGAATGAATCTGAATTACGCCGCCAAAACCATCGCCACCCTGCGGGACACCTATCCCGACCTCTTCGAGACGCTTGTTTACCGGACCGCCCTCGACCCGGATGAAATAGGGGAATGGCAGGCGGCGGCGGAGAGCATGTACATCCCCTTTGATGAAAAGCTCGGAATCTATCCCCAGGACGACAATTTTCTCGACCGCGAGGTCTGGGACCTGAAACGGACGCCGCAGGACAAGTTTCCCCTCTTCCTTTACTATCACCCTCTCGTCATCTACCGCCATCAGGTCATCAAGCAGGCGGATATCGTCCTGGCCATGTTTCTCCTCGGCAACGAGTTTTCCGCCGAGCAGAAGGGAGACAATTTTCGATATTACGACCCCTTGACTACCGGCGATTCTTCTCTGTCCGCCTGCATCCAGAGCATTGTCGCCGCCGAGATCGGCGACAGGGAGAAGTCGGAGAAATACGCCCGCTATGCGGTCCTCATGGATCTGGCCGACATCGGCGGCAATGTCAAGGACGGCTGCCACATCGCTTCCATGGGGGGGACCTGGATGGTCGCCGTTTACGGCTTCGGGGGGATGCGGGACTACGACGGGGCCCTGAGTTTCAACCCCAGGCTCCCGGATACGGTCCGTTCGCTACGGTTCGCCCTGCAGGTGCAGGGACGCAATCTCGAGGTGGAACTCACCGCGGTGAAGGCCACCTACCTCCTTAAAAAAGGGATGGAGCTGGCCATATCCCACCAGGGAGAGCTCATCGCCCTCCTCCCGGGAATCCCCGCCGTGATGGCGATCCGGTAG
- the asd gene encoding aspartate-semialdehyde dehydrogenase — translation MRVGFIGWRGMVGSVLMQRMLEENDFAGIEPVFFSTSQVGRPGPEIGGYNGVLEDASDIDVLSKLDAIVSCQGGDYTKEIHPKLRQKGWQGYWIDAASSLRMEKNAVIILDPTNRSVIDAGLKSGIKDYIGGNCTVSLMLMAIGGLFNAGLVEWVSTMTYQASSGAGAQNMRELIEQMGTLHQSVGTLLDDPASAILDIDRKVTATLNSPDFPTEQFGFPLAGSLLPYIDREVEDGQSREEWKGFAETNKILGTTTPIPIDGLCVRIGAMRCHSQALTIKLKKDLPLSEISQIIAKANQWVDVVPNTKPETLSRLTPTAVSGTLRVPVGRLRKMKMGPEYLAAFTVGDQLLWGAAEPLRRMVRILMEQR, via the coding sequence ATGAGAGTCGGTTTTATCGGCTGGCGCGGCATGGTCGGATCCGTCCTGATGCAGCGGATGCTGGAAGAAAATGATTTCGCCGGAATAGAGCCGGTTTTCTTTTCCACCTCGCAGGTCGGCCGTCCCGGTCCCGAGATCGGCGGCTACAACGGCGTCCTTGAAGATGCCTCCGACATCGATGTCCTCTCCAAGCTCGACGCCATCGTCTCCTGCCAGGGGGGTGATTACACCAAGGAGATCCACCCCAAGCTGCGGCAGAAAGGCTGGCAGGGGTACTGGATCGATGCGGCCTCGAGCCTGCGCATGGAAAAAAATGCCGTCATCATCCTCGATCCGACCAACCGCTCCGTCATCGACGCCGGCCTCAAGAGCGGCATCAAGGACTACATCGGCGGCAACTGCACCGTCTCCCTGATGCTGATGGCCATCGGCGGCCTCTTCAACGCCGGCTTGGTCGAATGGGTCTCGACCATGACCTACCAGGCCTCCTCCGGCGCCGGCGCCCAGAACATGCGGGAACTCATCGAGCAGATGGGAACCCTGCACCAGTCGGTGGGGACCCTCCTCGACGACCCGGCCTCGGCGATCCTCGACATCGACCGCAAGGTCACCGCCACCCTCAATTCCCCCGACTTCCCGACGGAACAGTTCGGCTTTCCCCTGGCCGGCAGCCTCCTCCCCTATATCGACCGCGAGGTGGAAGACGGACAGTCCCGCGAGGAGTGGAAGGGTTTTGCCGAAACCAACAAGATCCTCGGCACCACGACCCCCATCCCCATCGACGGCCTCTGCGTGCGCATCGGCGCCATGCGCTGCCACAGCCAGGCGCTGACCATCAAGCTGAAAAAGGACCTGCCGCTCTCCGAGATCAGCCAGATCATCGCCAAGGCCAACCAGTGGGTCGATGTCGTCCCCAACACCAAGCCCGAGACCCTCTCCCGGCTGACCCCGACCGCCGTCTCCGGAACCCTGCGCGTTCCCGTCGGCCGGTTGCGCAAGATGAAGATGGGTCCCGAGTACCTGGCGGCCTTTACCGTCGGCGACCAGCTTCTCTGGGGCGCCGCCGAACCGCTGCGGCGCATGGTGCGGATCCTCATGGAACAGCGCTAG
- a CDS encoding redoxin domain-containing protein, whose protein sequence is MEGHQRNLELYDRFNARVAGVSRNDITTLKYWSRDLGLTFPILSNVAGHLGIWFGAQPPGYPMFSRMTVIIDKQGVIRYMHRGSPDYHAILAQLKVLHAEEGVTP, encoded by the coding sequence ATGGAGGGTCATCAGAGGAACCTCGAACTCTATGACCGCTTCAACGCCCGCGTCGCGGGCGTCAGCCGCAACGACATCACCACCCTGAAATACTGGTCCCGGGACCTCGGCCTGACCTTTCCCATCCTCTCCAATGTGGCCGGCCACCTCGGCATCTGGTTCGGTGCCCAGCCCCCGGGCTATCCGATGTTCAGCCGCATGACGGTCATTATCGACAAGCAGGGGGTGATCCGCTACATGCACCGGGGGTCCCCCGATTACCACGCCATCCTGGCCCAGCTCAAGGTGCTCCATGCCGAAGAGGGGGTGACGCCATGA
- a CDS encoding MATE family efflux transporter translates to MPSAAPARRQRIVAELGALLTLAGPLIAAQVAQSAMGFVDTVMAGRVSSVDLAAVALGSSIWFPAFLFLLGILMAVTPTVAQLHGAGRQEEIGGHVRQALFLGVLISLAIALALRHAEPVLTLMEVDPRAVPLTLAYLRGVSWGMPAVAGFFVLRHFSEGLSCSKPSMVIGLIGLCFNIVANYLLIYGKLGLPALGGAGCGWATALTMWVMGLGMAVAVRRGAVYRPAKLFAGWPRPDLGEWGKILRLGLPIGCSLFVEASIFAVIALLIGSLGADIVAAHQIALSFASLIFMVPMSIATAISVRVGWALGRGDLLLARRAGGIGIALTVAFALFSAASTYLLRGPIAALYTPHAGVASMAASLLVLGALFQVSDAVQVSASGALRGYKDTRTPMLLLIFAYWVIGLPLGATLGLTSALGPPMGARGFWIGLIAGLSVAALLLTLRLVRVVRKHRRKSLLPAD, encoded by the coding sequence ATGCCGAGCGCCGCCCCCGCCAGACGCCAGCGCATCGTCGCCGAACTCGGCGCCCTACTGACCCTGGCCGGACCGCTGATCGCCGCCCAGGTCGCCCAGTCGGCCATGGGGTTTGTCGACACGGTGATGGCCGGCCGGGTCAGCTCCGTCGACCTGGCGGCGGTGGCCCTGGGGTCGAGCATCTGGTTCCCGGCCTTCCTCTTCCTCCTCGGCATCCTCATGGCGGTGACCCCCACCGTCGCCCAGCTGCACGGAGCCGGCCGTCAGGAGGAGATCGGCGGCCACGTGCGCCAGGCCCTATTCCTCGGAGTGCTGATCAGCCTGGCCATCGCCCTCGCCCTGCGCCACGCCGAGCCGGTTTTGACCCTCATGGAGGTCGACCCGCGCGCCGTCCCCCTGACCCTCGCCTACCTGCGGGGGGTCTCCTGGGGGATGCCGGCCGTCGCCGGCTTTTTCGTCCTGCGCCACTTCAGCGAAGGGCTCTCCTGCTCCAAGCCGAGCATGGTCATCGGCCTGATCGGCCTTTGCTTCAACATTGTCGCCAACTATCTGCTGATCTACGGCAAACTCGGACTCCCGGCCCTGGGAGGAGCCGGCTGCGGCTGGGCGACCGCCCTGACCATGTGGGTGATGGGGCTGGGGATGGCCGTCGCCGTACGCCGCGGCGCCGTCTACCGTCCGGCGAAGCTCTTCGCAGGCTGGCCCCGTCCCGACCTCGGCGAATGGGGGAAGATCCTGCGCCTGGGGCTCCCCATCGGCTGCTCTCTCTTCGTCGAGGCGAGCATCTTTGCCGTGATCGCCCTCCTCATCGGCTCCCTGGGAGCGGATATCGTCGCCGCCCACCAGATCGCCCTGAGCTTTGCCTCCCTGATTTTCATGGTGCCGATGAGCATCGCCACCGCCATCTCGGTGAGGGTCGGCTGGGCCCTCGGCCGCGGCGATCTCCTTCTGGCCCGCCGCGCCGGAGGGATCGGCATCGCCCTGACCGTCGCCTTCGCCCTCTTCTCCGCCGCCTCCACCTACCTCCTCCGGGGACCCATCGCCGCCCTCTACACCCCCCACGCCGGGGTCGCCTCCATGGCGGCTTCGCTCCTGGTTCTCGGCGCCCTCTTCCAGGTCTCCGACGCCGTCCAGGTGAGCGCCTCCGGGGCCCTGCGCGGCTACAAGGACACCCGCACCCCGATGCTGCTGCTCATCTTCGCCTACTGGGTCATCGGCCTCCCCCTCGGAGCCACCCTCGGCCTCACCTCCGCCCTCGGCCCGCCGATGGGAGCCCGGGGTTTCTGGATCGGCCTCATCGCCGGCCTCAGCGTCGCCGCCCTCCTCCTGACCCTGCGCCTGGTGCGTGTAGTCCGCAAACACCGCCGCAAATCGTTACTCCCCGCCGATTGA